CGGTACGGGCGCCCTTGCCGCCGTAGGTGACGATCAGCGGCAGGTCGTCGGTGATGCCCTGCTCGACGAGACCGGTGACGTCGAAGAGTCGCGGGTCGAGCACGCCGGAGGCCAGGTAGGGCCGGGCCTCGTCGGGGACGACCGTGACCCGGCCGCCCGAGATCCGGCTGCGCACCGCGCCGGTGGCGCCCTCGGCCCGGTCGACGGTGACGGTCTGCTTGCCGCCTCCGAGGTCGGTGAGGGTGACACGATCGCCGGTGACGAGGGTGACGGTGGCGGTCGCCGCCGCCCCCTTGAAGGTGTCCGGTACGGCGGAGGTGGTGTTCCCGGCGGCGGCGGTCTGCCCGGCCGAGAGCATCACGAGGGAGACGCCCGCGGCGATCAGCGCGGCCCTTCCTCTGTCGAAGGGGGTGGTCCTCGACGTCATCGTTCGAACTCCTCGTGGACCCGGGGTCGGGGGTGTTTCCGGGTGCCGCGAGGAGTCTTGGCCAGGTGGACGGGAGTTGACTCCGTCCAGTCCTGGCGGTTATGCGCCGTGGCGGCCAACCGCCAGAACAGGACGTACCGTTCGGGGAGAATTGCTCACGGAGTCGGGTCGAGGGCGTCGTACCGGCGGAAACCGCGCCCGTACAGGGCGAGGGCGCCGACCGCGAGGACACAGGCGATTCCCCCGCCCGTGACGGCGACCGCGGGCGAGGTCAGATCGGCCACGGAGCCCGCGAGGAAGTCCCCGAGGCGCGGCCCGCCGGCGACCACCACGATGAACACGCCCTGCAGTCGGCCGCGCATCTCGTCCGGGGCCGCGACCTGCATCATCGTGTTGCGGAAGATCATCGAGACGGTGTCGGAGTACCCGGCGACCGCGAGCAGGAGAAGCCCCAGCCAGAGGTTCCGGGTGAGCCCGAAGACGGCGATGGCGGTCCCCCAGCAGGCGACGGCGATCAGGATCGCCTGCCCGTGGTGCCGGACACGTCCCTGCCAGCCGGAGAGCACGCCGCCGAGCAGCGCCCCGAACGCGGGCGCGGCGACGAGGAGTCCGGCCGTCCTCGCGTCGCCGCCGAACCAGAGCACGGCGATGGCGGGGAACAGGGCGCGGGGGTGGGCGAGGATCATCGCGCAGAAGTCCGAGAAGAAGGTCATGCGGAGGTTGGGCCGGGTCGCGAGGAACCGCAGCCCGTCGAGGACGGAGGCCCGCTTTCCGCCGCCCTTGCGGTCCGGGAGCATCGACGGCAGCCGCCACATCGCGTACAGGCCCGCGGCGAAGGCGACGGCGTCGACGAGGTACGCGGTCTGGTACCCGGCGAACCCGACGATCAGCCCGCCGAGGCTCGGCCCGACGAGCATCCCGAAGGTCGTGACCATCGAGTTCAGGGCGTTGGCGGCCCGCAGCTGCTCGGGCGGGAGCAGCCGGGGGATCATCGAGCTGCGCGCGGGCGAGTTGAGCGCGGCGCAGACGGCCTGCAGGGCGACGATCCCGTAGAGGAACCAGACCCGGTGGAACCCGGCGAACGCGGCGGAGGCGAGCCCGACCGACAGCACGGCGGAACCGCAGGCGCTGTAGAGCCCGAGCTTGCGGCGGTCGACGGTGTCGGCGATGGCACCGCCGTACAGCCCGAAGACGACGAGCGGGACGAGCGAGAACAGCCCGACGAGACCGACGGAGAACGGCGACCGGGTGATGTCGTACACCTGGAGGGAGACGGCGAGCGAGGTCATCCCCTGCCCCACCCAGGAGACCGCGCTGCCGAACCAGAGGCGGCGGTAGTGGGCGGAGGTCCGCAGCGGGGTGAGATCGGCGAAGAGCCGCCGGCGCTCGGGGCCGGGGACCTGGGACTCGGGGGGCTGCGGCTGCGATCGCGGCTGGGTGGCGGTCACGCGATGTCGTACCGGAGCTCGGGACGCTCCCAGTGGATGTGGCCGGTGGGCGGGACGGTTCCGCTGCGCACGGCGCCGGTGCGGAGGTAGAACTCCTCGGCGGGCGGATGCGCGACGACCCGCACGGCCTTCAACCCGGCGGCCCCGGCCTGCCCGGCCATGTGCTCCATGAGCAGCCGCCCGATGCCGCGCCCCTGCGCGCTGTCGGCGACGAACGCGAGGTCGAGCTCGGCGTCGTCGAGGAGCAGTGCGTAGAACCCGAGCACCCGGTCGCTCGCGTCGACGGCGACGAAGACGGGATGGTGCTCGATGTACGCGCCCCCGACCTGGTACCCCTCGACCATGGTGGCGTAGTCCCCCCGATAGGCCCGGGAGCTCCTGACCAGCCGGGTCAGCCGCTTGGAATCATCGGCGACGGCACGCCGGACAGTGAACTCGGACATGGGGCGAGTATAGGGGTGGGTGGGGCAGTTGATCCTTACGTTTTGGTCAAGGGTTCAAGCGTCGCACCCGGGGCCTCCGGGCCCGTCGGGGCGCGGAGGGCCGACGCCGCGCCGAGCAGGAGGGCGGCCCTAGCGGCAGGCGTTCAGGTCGTCCGGGTCGACACTGTCGAGCCGGACGGCCAGGGCGTCGAGGCGTTCCCGCAGATCGCGGATGTCGGCGAGGTCGAGGCCCGTCGCGGCGGCGATCCGGCGCGGCACGACGCGGGCCTTCTCCTTCAGCGCGGCCCCTTCGGCGGTAGGCCGTACGGTGACGGACCGCTCGTCCTCGGGGCTGCGGCGCCGCTCGACGTATCCGGCCGTCTCCAGCCGCTTGAGCAGCGGGGACAGGGTTCCGGAGTCGAGCCGAAGGCGCTCCCCGATGCCCTTCACGGGCAGCTCGCCGTGCTCCCAGAGCACCAGCATGGCGAGGTACTGGGGGTAGGTGAGCCCCAGCTCCTTGAGCGCCTCACGGTAGACGCCGTTGAACGCACGGGTCGCCGCGTGCAGCGAGAAGCAGATCTGGTGGTCGAGCCGGAGGAAGTCCTCGTCCGGGACGGTGTCGAGCGTCTCCATGGCTCCAGGATACGCGAGGACACCTCACACGCGATTAAGTTGTGCACAACTGAATCGTGCGCTACTAATAGAGAGCCACCGCAGCGCACCTCCCGAGGACAGGAACGGAAACCATGGACGCGATCTACACCGCCGTCGCCACCGCCAACGGCCGCGAGGGCCGCGCCGTCAGCTCCGACGGCCACATCGACCTCCCCCTCGCCCACCCCCAGGCCCTCGGCGGCAACGGTCAGGGCACCAACCCGGAGCAGCTCTTCGCCGCCGGGTACGCGGCCTGCTTCGCCAGCGCGATGAACCTGGTGGCCCGCCAGGAGAAGATCGACATCTCCGAGGCCTCGATCACCGCCGAGGTCTCCATCGGCAAGGACGCCGCGGACGGCGGCTTCGGCCTCGCGGTCGTGATGCGCGCCGAGTTCCCGGACCACCTCCAGGGCGAGGCGGGCACGTCCCTCCTGGAGAAGACCCACGCGTTCTGCCCGTACTCCAAGGCGACCCGCGGCAACATCACGGTCGACCTCGTCGTCGAGTAGTTTTCTGTCGCTTCACTTACGCCCCCGGCGGTCATCGACCACCGGGGGTGTTCGCTTGTGGGTTTTTCCGTTCGGGCACGGGGGATTCGTCTGCCGTACGACGGGCAGTCATGGAACGGCCCCCGGCCGGTGGTTCACGGGCGCTCTCCTTGGGGCGCCCTCGGCCGGCCCACCCGGCCACCGCACGCGCACCCCCACCCGTGCCCGTCCCCACCCGGAGGAGAACTCCCCCATGGCCGACCTCGACCGTCGCCGGTTCCTTCAACTCGCAGGCGGCGCAGCCGCGTTCACGATGCTCTCGGAGAGCGTCGCGCGGGCCGCCGCGATACCGGCGCAGGGCTCCACCGGCACCATCCAGGACATCGAGCACATTGTCGTCCTGATGCAGGAGAATCGTTCCTTCGACCACTATTTCGGGGCGATGAAGGGCGTACGGGGCTTCGGCGACCCGCGCCCCGTGACCCTCCCCAGCGGAAAGTCCGTCTGGAACCAGTCGGACGGCGGCAAGGTCACGCTCCCCTTCCGGCCGACCAGCGACAAGCTGGGCATGGAGTACCTCCAGGGCCTCAACCACGACTGGGCGGGCGGCCAGAGCGCCTTCAACAAGGGCAGGTACGACAACTGGGTGCCCGCGAAGACCAAGGCCACCATGGCCCACCTCACCCGCGAGGACATCCCGTTCCACTACGCGCTCGCCGACGCCTTCACCATCTGCGACGCGTACCACTGCTCGTTCATCGGAGCGACCGACCCCAACCGCTACTACATGTGGACCGGTTACGTCGGCAACGACGGCAAGGGCGGCGGCCCCGTCCTGAACAACGCCGAGGCCGGCTACGGCTGGACCACCTACCCCGAGCGCCTGGAGGCGGCGGGCGTCTCCTGGAAGGTCTACCAGGACATCGGCGACGGCCTGAACGCCGGCGGATCGTGGGGCTGGATCGACGACGCCTTCCGCGGCAACTACGGCGACAACTCGCTGCTCTACTTCAACAACTACCGCAACGCCCAGCCCGGCAACCCGCTCTACGACAAGGCCCGCACGGGCACGAACGCCAAGGCCGGCGAGGGATTCTTCGACATCCTCCGCGCCGACGTGCAGGGCGGGCGGCTGCCGCAGGTCTCCTGGATCGCGGCCCCGGAGGCCTTCTCCGAGCACGCCAACTGGCCGTCCAACTATGGCGCCTGGTACATCGCGCAGGTCCTGGACGCACTGACCTCGAACCCGGACGTGTGGGCCCGTACCGCCCTGCTCATCACGTACGACGAGAACGACGGCTTCTTCGACCACGTCGTCCCGCCGTACGCCCCGGGCTCGGCGGCGCAGGGACTGTCGACGGCCTCCACCACCCTGGACTACTTCGGCGGCAAGACCGGCTACGTGGCCGGTCCCTACGGTCTCGGCCCGCGCGTCCCGATGCTCGTCGTCTCCCCCTGGTCCACCGGCGGTTACACCTGCTCCGAGACCTTCGACCACACCTCGGTCATCCGCTTCATGGAGCAGCGCTTCGGCGTCACCGAGCCCCAGATCTCGCCGTGGCGGCGGGCCGTCTGCGGCGACCTGACCTCCGCCTTCGACTTCTCCCGTACGAACACCTCGGCGGCCCCGCTGCCGCCGACCGGCGGCTACTTCCCGCCGGACAGGAACCGCCACCCCGACTTCCTCGCCACCGCCCCGGCGACCGGCACGATGCCCCGCCAGGAGCGCGGCGCCAAGCCCACCCGCC
This sequence is a window from Streptomyces sp. NBC_00691. Protein-coding genes within it:
- a CDS encoding GNAT family N-acetyltransferase, whose protein sequence is MSEFTVRRAVADDSKRLTRLVRSSRAYRGDYATMVEGYQVGGAYIEHHPVFVAVDASDRVLGFYALLLDDAELDLAFVADSAQGRGIGRLLMEHMAGQAGAAGLKAVRVVAHPPAEEFYLRTGAVRSGTVPPTGHIHWERPELRYDIA
- a CDS encoding organic hydroperoxide resistance protein; protein product: MDAIYTAVATANGREGRAVSSDGHIDLPLAHPQALGGNGQGTNPEQLFAAGYAACFASAMNLVARQEKIDISEASITAEVSIGKDAADGGFGLAVVMRAEFPDHLQGEAGTSLLEKTHAFCPYSKATRGNITVDLVVE
- a CDS encoding phosphocholine-specific phospholipase C, whose protein sequence is MADLDRRRFLQLAGGAAAFTMLSESVARAAAIPAQGSTGTIQDIEHIVVLMQENRSFDHYFGAMKGVRGFGDPRPVTLPSGKSVWNQSDGGKVTLPFRPTSDKLGMEYLQGLNHDWAGGQSAFNKGRYDNWVPAKTKATMAHLTREDIPFHYALADAFTICDAYHCSFIGATDPNRYYMWTGYVGNDGKGGGPVLNNAEAGYGWTTYPERLEAAGVSWKVYQDIGDGLNAGGSWGWIDDAFRGNYGDNSLLYFNNYRNAQPGNPLYDKARTGTNAKAGEGFFDILRADVQGGRLPQVSWIAAPEAFSEHANWPSNYGAWYIAQVLDALTSNPDVWARTALLITYDENDGFFDHVVPPYAPGSAAQGLSTASTTLDYFGGKTGYVAGPYGLGPRVPMLVVSPWSTGGYTCSETFDHTSVIRFMEQRFGVTEPQISPWRRAVCGDLTSAFDFSRTNTSAAPLPPTGGYFPPDRNRHPDFLATAPATGTMPRQERGAKPTRPLKYAPFVDGAADTAGGRFRLTFGGGPSAGAQFYVTSANRTDAPWTYTTESGKTIADTWNTQYSKGVTDLTVHGPNGFVRRFRSPGKTAVPEVAARHNATTGRLDLTLTNAGTTATVTLTDAYGGTPKTLSVAKGATVTHSVDVSAAHHWYDVTLTSSVSTDYVRRLAGHVETGAASVSDPAILTY
- a CDS encoding MFS transporter; protein product: MTATQPRSQPQPPESQVPGPERRRLFADLTPLRTSAHYRRLWFGSAVSWVGQGMTSLAVSLQVYDITRSPFSVGLVGLFSLVPLVVFGLYGGAIADTVDRRKLGLYSACGSAVLSVGLASAAFAGFHRVWFLYGIVALQAVCAALNSPARSSMIPRLLPPEQLRAANALNSMVTTFGMLVGPSLGGLIVGFAGYQTAYLVDAVAFAAGLYAMWRLPSMLPDRKGGGKRASVLDGLRFLATRPNLRMTFFSDFCAMILAHPRALFPAIAVLWFGGDARTAGLLVAAPAFGALLGGVLSGWQGRVRHHGQAILIAVACWGTAIAVFGLTRNLWLGLLLLAVAGYSDTVSMIFRNTMMQVAAPDEMRGRLQGVFIVVVAGGPRLGDFLAGSVADLTSPAVAVTGGGIACVLAVGALALYGRGFRRYDALDPTP
- a CDS encoding MarR family winged helix-turn-helix transcriptional regulator, encoding METLDTVPDEDFLRLDHQICFSLHAATRAFNGVYREALKELGLTYPQYLAMLVLWEHGELPVKGIGERLRLDSGTLSPLLKRLETAGYVERRRSPEDERSVTVRPTAEGAALKEKARVVPRRIAAATGLDLADIRDLRERLDALAVRLDSVDPDDLNACR